One genomic window of Dysgonomonas mossii includes the following:
- a CDS encoding FKBP-type peptidyl-prolyl cis-trans isomerase: MNRRILILAVLFGVLISFGSCVNDDDDSTVSQEWKTYNEQQVRNASSSGYTPRPSQSGNGSVYWKSITDFVPGDEPSIDRFPIFTDSVSVRYEGWFFRLDDTKYTFDSTEGDKNGMVLRTRVNGGLIDGFATMLQNMKIDEQAEVCIPYLLGYGTVGSYSSGVQIIPGYTTLWFKIKLLNIYDEKKKEWVKK; the protein is encoded by the coding sequence ATGAATAGAAGAATTTTAATATTAGCTGTTTTATTTGGTGTTCTCATCTCTTTCGGCTCATGCGTGAATGATGACGATGACAGCACTGTAAGTCAAGAATGGAAAACATATAATGAACAGCAGGTAAGAAATGCCTCTTCTTCAGGATATACACCCCGCCCTTCGCAAAGTGGTAATGGAAGTGTATATTGGAAATCGATAACTGATTTCGTTCCTGGGGATGAGCCTTCAATAGATCGATTTCCGATCTTTACGGATAGTGTTTCTGTAAGATATGAAGGTTGGTTTTTCCGCTTGGACGATACTAAATATACATTTGATAGTACCGAAGGTGACAAAAATGGTATGGTGCTTAGGACTAGAGTGAATGGTGGATTGATTGATGGGTTTGCTACCATGCTTCAGAATATGAAAATAGATGAACAAGCTGAGGTTTGTATTCCTTACCTACTTGGTTATGGAACTGTAGGGTCATATAGCAGTGGAGTGCAAATAATACCCGGATATACTACACTTTGGTTCAAGATTAAACTTCTGAATATCTATGATGAGAAGAAAAAAGAATGGGTGAAGAAATAA
- a CDS encoding cofactor-independent phosphoglycerate mutase, producing the protein MKTIIILADGAADEPIAELGGKTPLQAAKKPYIDMLAAKGKSGELDTIPAGFKPGSEIANLSVLGYDVPKVFEGRGSLEAASMGVDILPGEMAMRCNLICIEDGKIKNHSAGHISSEEAKELILFLDKELNDGKVSFYPGVSYRHLLKLKGGNKNLDCTAPHDVTGTPYKEVLIKAETAEAQETADYLNQLILKSQELLKDHPVNKKRITEGKDPANSIWPWSPGYRPQMQTLQELFGIKSGWVISAVDLIMGIGVYAGLKLIHVEGATGLYDTNYEGKAQAAIEALKKDDFVYLHIEASDEAGHEGDYELKTKTIEYLDNRVVKTIYEATKDWDEPVTIAILPDHPTPCAIKTHTNKPIPFVIYRSNGEADSVQVYDEFESPKGAYGLIRGKEFMETLFSDK; encoded by the coding sequence ATGAAAACAATTATAATTTTAGCAGACGGTGCTGCTGATGAGCCTATTGCCGAACTCGGAGGTAAAACTCCGTTACAAGCCGCAAAAAAACCATATATAGATATGCTCGCGGCTAAAGGAAAAAGTGGAGAACTGGATACAATCCCTGCGGGCTTCAAACCCGGAAGTGAGATTGCCAACCTATCGGTACTGGGATACGATGTTCCGAAAGTATTTGAAGGTAGAGGTTCGCTAGAGGCAGCAAGCATGGGAGTAGATATACTTCCCGGAGAAATGGCTATGCGATGCAATCTGATCTGTATAGAAGATGGTAAAATAAAGAATCATTCAGCGGGGCATATTTCAAGTGAAGAAGCTAAAGAATTGATTCTTTTCTTAGATAAAGAACTAAACGATGGGAAAGTAAGCTTTTATCCGGGAGTTTCATACCGCCACCTTTTAAAACTAAAAGGCGGAAATAAGAATCTCGATTGTACTGCTCCCCACGATGTTACAGGAACACCATACAAGGAGGTTTTAATAAAAGCGGAAACAGCGGAAGCACAAGAAACAGCCGATTATCTGAATCAGCTCATTCTAAAATCACAGGAACTGCTCAAAGACCATCCGGTAAACAAGAAGCGCATTACAGAGGGTAAAGATCCTGCAAATAGTATTTGGCCATGGTCTCCGGGTTACCGCCCGCAGATGCAAACATTACAAGAACTATTCGGAATCAAAAGTGGCTGGGTAATTTCTGCTGTAGACTTAATCATGGGCATTGGTGTATACGCAGGGCTTAAATTAATACACGTAGAAGGAGCAACGGGGTTGTACGACACCAACTATGAAGGAAAGGCGCAAGCTGCGATAGAAGCTCTTAAAAAAGACGATTTCGTATATCTACACATAGAAGCTAGTGACGAGGCAGGACATGAAGGCGATTATGAACTGAAAACTAAAACAATCGAATATCTTGACAATCGGGTTGTAAAAACAATATATGAAGCGACAAAAGACTGGGACGAACCTGTAACAATTGCTATTCTACCTGACCACCCTACCCCATGTGCTATAAAAACTCATACAAACAAGCCTATACCGTTCGTTATATACCGCTCGAATGGAGAAGCGGATAGTGTACAAGTTTACGATGAGTTCGAATCTCCGAAGGGAGCGTACGGATTGATACGAGGGAAAGAATTTATGGAAACATTATTTAGCGATAAATGA
- the thrA gene encoding bifunctional aspartate kinase/homoserine dehydrogenase I, translating to MKVMKFGGTSVGSATNIANVKKIIGTIEEPIVVVVSAFKGITDKLLLISNLAAAGDYSYEREFREIIEHHITVVSKLDIPEEARPSLQADVNKLLEELSNIFKGVFLINDLSAKTSDKIVSYGERLSSLIISVAFSDLDFLDVTQLIKTDSSFGKHIPDIELSSKLIRDAFENSSKRILVAGYISTCKTTGEITNLGRGGSDYTAAIFASALDANILEIWSDVDGFMSADPKVINGAHVIENLTFTEATELCNFGAKIIYPPTIFPVYHKNIPIRIKNTFKPEAPGTYISHDGDIKKGKAMIKGISSISDTCLITVLGLGMVGIIGVNYRIFRALANNGISVFLVSQASSENSTSIGVRTADSELAVHVLEEEFAKEIALGSINRVQLETDLATVAIVGENMKYTPGIAGRLFETLGKSGISVIACAQGASEVNISFVIKNKYLRKALNSIHDSFFLSDYKVLNLFIVGIGTVGGNLIEQIRQQQPKLIEQYSLKLNVVGIARGKKALFCREGINLNRYKEELDEKGIPSSPEILRDEILNMNIFNAVFVDCTASETVAQIYGDLLSHSISVVTANKVAASSAYDNYIKLKNTARERNIKFLFETNVGAGLPVINTMNSLVNSGDKIVKIEAVLSGTLNYIFNTIRADIPFSKAIYMAKECGFSEPDPRIDLSGMDVIRKLVILTREAGYRVEQTEVKKNLFIPQEYFDGTIEEFWATIRNQDAEFEERRKKLENEHKHLRFVAKYENGHCEVGLQEVGQNHPFYDLEGSNNIIQITTERYNEYPMIIKGYGAGASVTAAGVFSDIISIANVR from the coding sequence ATGAAAGTAATGAAGTTTGGCGGAACATCCGTAGGTTCCGCTACTAATATAGCGAATGTAAAAAAGATAATAGGGACAATAGAAGAGCCTATAGTTGTGGTTGTCTCTGCTTTTAAAGGAATCACAGATAAATTGTTGCTCATTTCCAATCTGGCTGCAGCCGGCGATTATTCTTACGAACGGGAGTTTCGTGAAATTATCGAGCACCATATTACAGTAGTCAGTAAGCTGGATATTCCGGAAGAGGCTCGCCCCTCGTTACAGGCGGATGTGAATAAACTATTGGAAGAGCTCAGTAATATATTCAAAGGAGTATTTCTTATAAACGACCTTTCGGCAAAAACATCGGATAAGATAGTAAGCTATGGCGAACGCCTGTCGTCGCTGATAATAAGCGTTGCATTCTCCGATCTTGATTTTCTGGATGTCACACAGTTAATAAAAACAGATTCCTCCTTCGGAAAACATATACCCGATATCGAATTGTCAAGCAAATTGATAAGAGATGCTTTCGAAAATTCGTCAAAAAGGATTCTTGTTGCAGGATATATATCCACATGCAAAACAACAGGAGAGATCACCAATCTGGGTCGTGGAGGATCGGATTATACTGCTGCCATATTTGCTTCAGCACTCGATGCTAATATATTAGAGATATGGTCTGATGTTGACGGCTTTATGTCTGCCGACCCGAAGGTAATCAATGGTGCTCATGTGATAGAGAACCTAACATTTACCGAAGCCACCGAGCTTTGTAATTTCGGAGCAAAAATAATCTATCCACCAACGATTTTCCCTGTCTATCATAAGAATATACCCATTCGCATAAAAAATACTTTTAAGCCCGAAGCTCCCGGAACTTATATCTCTCACGACGGGGATATAAAGAAAGGAAAGGCGATGATAAAAGGTATATCATCCATATCCGACACATGCCTGATAACAGTTCTTGGACTCGGAATGGTAGGTATTATCGGTGTAAACTACCGAATATTCAGGGCTTTGGCAAATAACGGTATCAGTGTTTTCTTAGTATCTCAGGCATCATCCGAAAATAGCACGTCTATTGGTGTACGCACTGCCGACTCCGAACTGGCAGTACATGTTCTCGAAGAAGAGTTTGCAAAAGAAATAGCATTGGGGAGTATCAACCGTGTACAACTGGAGACAGACCTTGCTACAGTAGCTATTGTTGGCGAAAATATGAAGTATACTCCGGGAATTGCCGGCCGACTATTCGAAACATTAGGGAAGAGCGGTATTAGCGTCATCGCTTGTGCTCAGGGTGCATCAGAGGTAAATATATCTTTTGTTATAAAAAACAAATATCTTAGGAAGGCATTAAACTCTATTCACGACTCGTTTTTCTTGTCCGACTATAAGGTACTCAATCTCTTTATTGTCGGCATTGGTACAGTTGGAGGAAATTTGATTGAACAAATCAGACAACAGCAACCGAAGCTGATAGAACAATACAGCCTCAAGCTGAATGTTGTGGGTATTGCCCGGGGAAAGAAAGCTTTATTCTGTCGCGAAGGGATCAACCTGAACAGATACAAAGAAGAACTGGACGAAAAGGGAATACCAAGCTCTCCGGAAATTCTGAGGGACGAGATCCTCAACATGAATATATTCAACGCTGTATTTGTAGACTGTACTGCCAGCGAAACCGTTGCCCAGATATACGGAGATCTTCTTTCACATAGTATTTCTGTGGTTACAGCCAACAAAGTGGCTGCATCTTCGGCTTATGATAATTATATAAAGCTAAAAAATACAGCACGGGAAAGAAACATTAAGTTCTTATTTGAGACAAATGTCGGTGCAGGTCTTCCTGTAATCAATACGATGAACTCTCTTGTAAACTCAGGAGATAAAATAGTGAAAATAGAAGCTGTACTTTCGGGAACACTCAATTATATATTCAACACGATCAGAGCCGATATACCTTTCAGCAAGGCGATCTATATGGCTAAGGAATGCGGCTTCTCAGAGCCGGATCCTCGTATCGATCTCAGTGGTATGGATGTTATAAGAAAACTCGTTATCTTAACCCGAGAGGCTGGTTACCGAGTAGAACAAACAGAAGTTAAGAAGAACCTATTCATACCCCAAGAGTATTTTGATGGTACGATAGAAGAATTTTGGGCTACGATCAGAAATCAGGATGCCGAGTTTGAAGAAAGGCGCAAAAAGCTCGAAAACGAACACAAACATTTGCGATTTGTTGCCAAATACGAGAACGGACACTGTGAAGTCGGACTCCAGGAAGTTGGGCAAAACCATCCATTCTACGATTTGGAAGGCAGCAACAACATCATACAAATTACGACCGAAAGATATAACGAGTATCCGATGATAATAAAAGGGTATGGAGCAGGGGCAAGTGTCACGGCAGCAGGCGTATTCTCTGATATTATCAGTATTGCAAATGTGAGGTAA
- a CDS encoding S41 family peptidase, protein MKAKSIFLLAIILLSFNGCKDKEEDDPITPPKELTDNELTNQWAYNKMKSLYLWNTNLPSSPDYTQDPEKFFYGILYNYGKVDGDRFSWIEEDTSKKTKALYADANLGFEYIPMNYFATSSSQNTSIGLFVLYVNEGSVAENKGLKRGQVIYKVNDTDVNYDNYSTILKENTSLSLWIYNNKGEKVKLETFQAAESKKSPIFISKVIPGTKIGYLMYNGFERSADESDENNYEYDIELIESIRSLSESQEGITDFVLDLRYNPGGYLTSAMDLASALVPNRKTSNIFAKEKYNTHFQDSIVKEYGNDALNEYFLNKVYGTSTSIPQLKLSRLYVIATEYTASASELVIHGLKPYMTVFQIGKTTVGKDKASMTVKSDNSKIKWQLQPLISRLTDANGKGDYINGLTPDSEVSEWEEGYTMQSAYYVDDNGNRVETQCPLLSEWRGGLTELGDTSEPLLAEAIAQITTGTSRVKKAAKTVKSSQGAIRVPKLSHNEHLQRIIIDQDKFSTLNKSK, encoded by the coding sequence ATGAAAGCAAAAAGCATATTTTTATTAGCAATAATTCTATTATCTTTCAATGGATGCAAAGATAAAGAAGAGGACGATCCGATTACTCCTCCCAAAGAATTAACCGACAACGAACTCACAAACCAGTGGGCCTACAACAAGATGAAAAGTTTGTACCTATGGAATACAAATTTGCCTTCATCACCCGACTACACGCAAGATCCTGAAAAATTCTTTTATGGTATACTCTATAATTATGGAAAGGTTGATGGCGACCGTTTTTCATGGATAGAGGAAGACACTTCTAAAAAAACAAAGGCATTATATGCTGATGCAAATCTAGGATTTGAATATATACCAATGAATTACTTTGCGACCTCCAGCTCTCAAAACACATCTATCGGTCTTTTTGTTCTCTATGTAAATGAAGGGTCTGTAGCTGAAAACAAAGGATTAAAAAGAGGCCAGGTAATATACAAAGTGAATGATACAGACGTAAACTACGATAATTATTCGACTATTCTTAAAGAAAACACATCGCTTTCGCTCTGGATATATAACAATAAAGGTGAAAAAGTGAAGCTAGAAACATTTCAAGCAGCAGAGTCTAAAAAATCACCAATATTCATAAGTAAAGTTATACCCGGAACTAAAATAGGATATTTGATGTATAACGGATTTGAAAGAAGTGCTGATGAAAGCGACGAAAATAACTACGAATATGACATCGAACTAATTGAAAGCATTCGATCATTAAGCGAAAGCCAAGAAGGAATAACAGATTTTGTACTTGATCTTCGCTACAATCCCGGAGGATACCTTACCTCTGCTATGGATTTAGCTAGTGCTTTGGTTCCAAATAGAAAAACCAGTAATATATTTGCAAAAGAAAAATACAACACTCATTTTCAAGACTCTATTGTAAAAGAATATGGCAATGATGCTCTTAATGAATATTTCCTGAACAAAGTATATGGAACGAGTACATCTATTCCGCAACTGAAACTTAGCCGTCTGTATGTGATTGCTACTGAATATACAGCATCCGCCAGCGAGTTGGTTATACATGGCTTAAAACCTTATATGACAGTTTTCCAAATTGGAAAAACAACTGTAGGGAAAGATAAAGCATCAATGACCGTGAAATCAGATAATTCAAAAATTAAATGGCAACTACAGCCTCTAATTTCCAGACTTACTGATGCAAATGGGAAAGGTGATTATATTAATGGTTTAACACCTGATTCTGAGGTTTCGGAGTGGGAGGAAGGATATACAATGCAATCTGCTTATTATGTAGACGACAACGGAAATAGAGTTGAAACTCAGTGCCCTCTTCTATCAGAATGGCGAGGCGGATTAACCGAACTGGGAGATACTTCAGAGCCACTCCTTGCCGAGGCAATTGCACAAATAACAACGGGAACTTCTCGCGTGAAGAAAGCAGCAAAAACTGTGAAGTCGAGTCAAGGAGCCATTAGAGTTCCTAAACTTAGCCATAATGAACATCTTCAACGAATTATAATAGACCAAGATAAGTTCTCAACTCTAAACAAAAGTAAATAA
- a CDS encoding L-threonylcarbamoyladenylate synthase, with the protein MLIKLYEQNPNQKEIDRVVSVLQDGGLIIYPTDTVYAIGCDALNVRAVEEICKMKDINPAKSNLSIICYDLSNISEYAKVDNAIFKLMKKNLPGPFTFILNTTSSLPKIYKNKKTVGIRIPDNNIIRELVRNLGNPILTTSVKDEDEVVEYTTDPELIYEKYQDKIDIVIDGGFGGIEGSTVVDCTGDEPEIIRQGKGELIL; encoded by the coding sequence ATGCTTATAAAATTATACGAACAAAACCCCAATCAGAAAGAAATTGACAGGGTTGTATCTGTTTTGCAAGATGGCGGACTAATTATATACCCAACAGACACAGTTTATGCTATCGGCTGTGATGCGCTCAATGTACGCGCGGTGGAAGAGATATGCAAGATGAAGGATATAAATCCGGCAAAGAGTAATCTTTCCATCATTTGCTATGATTTAAGCAACATCAGCGAATATGCAAAAGTAGATAATGCAATTTTTAAACTGATGAAGAAAAATTTACCGGGACCTTTTACGTTTATACTTAATACAACATCATCTCTGCCGAAGATATATAAAAACAAAAAAACGGTGGGGATACGTATTCCTGATAATAACATAATAAGAGAGCTTGTTCGTAACCTAGGAAACCCGATACTCACCACTTCGGTAAAAGACGAAGATGAAGTGGTTGAATATACGACTGACCCCGAACTCATCTACGAGAAATATCAAGACAAGATAGATATCGTTATCGATGGCGGATTTGGGGGTATAGAAGGCTCTACAGTTGTAGATTGCACAGGTGATGAGCCGGAAATAATTCGTCAGGGGAAAGGTGAATTAATTTTGTAA
- a CDS encoding enoyl-ACP reductase FabI produces the protein MSNNLLKGKRGIVFGALNEKSIAWKVAEKAVEQGAIITLSNTPIAVRMGETKALSEKLNAKVIAADATSVEDLEQVFVQSMEALGGKIDFVLHSIGMSLNLRKGRQYDDLDYGFLDKTLDISAISFHKMMQVAKKLDAIAEGGSVVALTHIAAQRTFTGYNDMADAKALLESFGRSFGYIYGRDKKVRVNTISQSPTLTTAGQGIGGMDAFFDFAEKMSPLGNASAESCADYCIVMFSDLTRMVTMQNLFHDGGFSNMGLTQAIVEDYIEKK, from the coding sequence ATGAGTAACAATTTATTAAAAGGCAAAAGAGGAATTGTCTTCGGCGCATTAAACGAGAAGTCTATTGCTTGGAAAGTAGCTGAGAAAGCTGTAGAACAAGGTGCAATCATAACATTGTCAAACACTCCTATAGCTGTAAGAATGGGTGAGACCAAGGCTTTGAGCGAAAAGCTGAATGCTAAGGTTATTGCTGCTGATGCAACTAGCGTAGAAGATCTTGAGCAAGTCTTTGTTCAGTCTATGGAAGCCCTTGGCGGAAAAATTGATTTTGTACTTCACTCAATTGGTATGTCGCTCAACCTCCGTAAAGGAAGACAGTACGATGACCTTGATTATGGATTTTTAGATAAAACATTGGATATTTCAGCTATCTCTTTCCACAAAATGATGCAGGTAGCGAAAAAGCTGGATGCAATTGCAGAAGGTGGTTCCGTTGTAGCTCTTACTCACATTGCTGCACAACGTACATTTACCGGATACAACGATATGGCAGACGCAAAAGCATTGCTTGAGTCATTCGGTCGCAGCTTTGGTTATATATATGGTCGTGATAAGAAGGTACGTGTGAATACAATTTCACAGTCGCCTACTTTAACTACTGCCGGACAAGGTATTGGCGGAATGGATGCATTTTTCGACTTTGCAGAAAAAATGTCTCCTCTTGGAAATGCCAGTGCAGAATCTTGTGCAGACTACTGTATTGTGATGTTCTCTGATTTGACGCGTATGGTAACGATGCAAAACTTGTTCCACGACGGAGGATTTTCTAATATGGGTCTAACTCAGGCAATTGTTGAAGATTATATCGAGAAGAAATAA
- a CDS encoding Dabb family protein: protein MKNLILLILLFLPLYACSDKSKQEKKEAESTNTNIRHVVVFNLKHELDDPKTAQFLEEGKEILTAIPEVKNFQVFRQVSKKTNFNFCFYMEFADSTAYKTYNDNPEHVKFVKERWETEVSDFMEIDLKNYK from the coding sequence ATGAAAAACTTAATTCTGCTCATTTTACTATTCCTCCCTCTGTATGCTTGCTCCGATAAGAGTAAACAAGAAAAGAAAGAAGCTGAAAGCACGAATACGAATATCAGACACGTAGTTGTTTTTAATCTTAAACACGAGTTGGATGATCCTAAAACTGCTCAATTTCTGGAAGAAGGCAAAGAGATATTAACAGCTATACCCGAAGTAAAAAATTTCCAGGTATTCCGTCAGGTCAGTAAAAAGACAAATTTCAACTTCTGTTTTTATATGGAATTTGCCGACTCTACTGCATATAAAACATATAACGATAATCCTGAGCATGTAAAATTTGTAAAAGAAAGATGGGAAACAGAGGTTTCAGACTTTATGGAAATCGATCTGAAGAATTATAAATAA
- a CDS encoding YgiQ family radical SAM protein, translating into MKEYRLTDWLPTTKKEIDLRGWDELDVILFSGDAYIDHPSFGAAVIGRILEAEGLKVAIVPQPNWRDDLRDFKKLGKPRLFFGVTAGAMDSMINHYTANKRLRSDDAYTPDGRADMRPDRPSIVYTNILKEIFPDIPVLLGGIEASLRRVTHYDYWDDKLHKSILVDSKADLLVYGMGELPLRAIIGELKSGKSIKDLKDIPQTAYLSDNTPDGKEKDIYLFSHEECLSEKLNQAKNFKIVEEQSNMINASRIIQKCGEQSVIINPPYPPMSEKEVDTSFDLPYTRLPHPKYKGKTIPAFEMIKFSVNMHRGCFGGCAFCTISAHQGKFIASRSKESILKEVKEITDMPDFKGYLSDLGGPSANMYKMKGKDENICAKCKRPSCIHPKICKNLNVDHSHLLEIYKAVDKIPKIKKSFIGSGVRYDMLLHRNEDDRLNKISEEYTKELIVNHVSGRLKVAPEHTSDKVLSYMRKPSFEQFYTFQKIFEKINKESGLKQQLIPYFISSHPGCTEIDMAELAVATKPLGFKLEQIQDFTPSPMTVATEIYYTGYHPYTLEKVYTARTKEQKLAQRQFFFWYDKGYRPQIIKELKRLKREDLLKRLY; encoded by the coding sequence ATGAAAGAATATCGTCTTACTGACTGGTTACCTACAACAAAAAAAGAGATTGACCTCAGAGGATGGGATGAACTTGACGTTATCCTTTTCTCGGGAGATGCATATATAGATCACCCCTCTTTTGGAGCTGCTGTGATCGGCCGCATTCTAGAAGCTGAGGGGCTAAAAGTGGCAATCGTACCCCAACCTAACTGGCGGGACGATTTACGTGATTTCAAAAAATTGGGTAAGCCTCGCCTTTTCTTCGGAGTAACGGCCGGAGCAATGGATTCGATGATCAATCATTATACTGCAAACAAACGGCTACGGTCTGATGATGCTTATACACCTGATGGCAGAGCTGACATGCGACCAGATAGACCTTCGATTGTATACACCAATATTCTAAAAGAGATTTTCCCCGATATCCCTGTCCTTCTAGGAGGGATAGAAGCATCACTACGCCGGGTAACACATTATGACTATTGGGACGATAAACTTCATAAGTCAATATTAGTAGATTCCAAAGCCGACCTGTTGGTATATGGAATGGGAGAACTACCTCTGAGAGCTATAATTGGGGAACTAAAGAGCGGGAAATCGATAAAAGACCTCAAAGATATTCCACAAACCGCATATCTGTCGGACAATACGCCGGATGGGAAGGAAAAGGATATTTATCTTTTTTCACACGAAGAATGCTTGTCAGAAAAGCTGAATCAAGCAAAAAACTTCAAGATTGTAGAAGAACAATCGAATATGATAAATGCTTCCCGCATCATCCAAAAATGTGGTGAGCAGTCTGTCATTATCAACCCACCCTACCCTCCGATGTCGGAAAAAGAGGTGGACACTTCGTTTGATCTTCCATATACACGCCTACCCCATCCCAAATATAAGGGAAAGACAATTCCGGCTTTCGAGATGATAAAATTCTCGGTCAATATGCACCGTGGATGTTTTGGAGGCTGTGCATTTTGCACCATATCAGCCCATCAGGGTAAATTTATCGCCTCACGATCTAAAGAATCTATACTGAAAGAGGTAAAGGAAATAACGGACATGCCCGATTTCAAAGGCTACCTAAGTGACCTTGGAGGCCCTTCTGCCAACATGTATAAGATGAAAGGTAAAGATGAAAACATCTGTGCAAAATGTAAACGCCCGTCATGTATTCATCCCAAAATATGTAAGAATTTGAATGTGGACCATTCTCACCTCTTGGAAATATACAAGGCTGTAGATAAAATACCTAAGATAAAGAAATCATTTATTGGTAGCGGGGTACGTTACGATATGCTTCTGCACCGGAATGAAGATGATAGGCTGAATAAGATATCTGAAGAGTACACCAAAGAACTGATTGTAAATCACGTATCAGGACGTCTTAAAGTTGCTCCGGAACATACATCCGACAAAGTGCTCAGCTATATGCGCAAGCCGAGCTTCGAGCAATTTTACACTTTTCAGAAAATATTTGAGAAAATAAACAAAGAGTCGGGACTCAAGCAACAGCTCATTCCTTATTTTATATCTTCACACCCCGGGTGTACAGAGATAGATATGGCTGAGTTGGCCGTTGCGACCAAGCCTTTGGGGTTCAAACTGGAACAGATACAGGATTTCACCCCATCTCCTATGACCGTGGCTACAGAAATATATTATACAGGCTATCATCCGTATACGCTGGAAAAAGTATATACAGCACGGACAAAAGAACAAAAATTGGCACAACGCCAATTCTTCTTTTGGTATGATAAAGGTTACCGTCCGCAAATCATAAAAGAATTAAAGAGATTGAAAAGAGAAGATCTTTTAAAAAGGTTGTATTAA